A single region of the Streptomyces vilmorinianum genome encodes:
- the ftsE gene encoding cell division ATP-binding protein FtsE: MIRFDNVSKSYPKQNRPALRDVSLEIEKGEFVFLVGSSGSGKSTFLRLILREERCSQGQVHVLGKDLARLSNWKVPHMRRQLGTVFQDFRLLPNKTVAENVAFAQEVIGKPRGEIRKAVPQVLDLVGLGGKEDRMPGELSGGEQQRVAIARAFVNRPMLLIADEPTGNLDPQTSVGIMKLLDRINRTGTTVVMATHDQNIVDQMRKRVIELEKGRLVRDQARGVYGYQH, encoded by the coding sequence GTGATCCGATTCGACAACGTCTCCAAGTCCTATCCGAAGCAGAACCGCCCCGCGCTCCGGGATGTGTCCCTGGAGATCGAGAAGGGGGAGTTCGTCTTCCTCGTCGGTTCCTCCGGCTCCGGAAAGTCGACCTTCCTCCGGCTGATCCTGCGCGAGGAGCGCTGCAGCCAAGGCCAGGTGCACGTCCTCGGCAAGGACCTCGCCCGGCTGTCCAACTGGAAGGTCCCCCACATGCGGCGCCAGCTCGGCACCGTCTTCCAGGACTTCCGCCTCCTGCCCAACAAGACCGTCGCCGAGAACGTGGCCTTCGCCCAGGAGGTCATCGGCAAGCCGCGCGGCGAGATCCGCAAGGCCGTTCCGCAGGTCCTCGACCTCGTCGGCCTCGGCGGCAAGGAGGACCGCATGCCGGGCGAGCTCTCCGGTGGTGAGCAGCAGCGCGTCGCCATCGCCCGGGCCTTCGTCAACCGGCCCATGCTGCTGATCGCCGACGAGCCCACCGGCAACCTCGACCCGCAGACCTCCGTCGGCATCATGAAGCTGCTCGACCGCATCAACAGGACAGGGACCACCGTCGTCATGGCGACCCACGACCAGAACATCGTCGACCAGATGCGCAAGCGCGTCATCGAGCTCGAAAAGGGCCGCCTCGTCCGCGACCAGGCGCGCGGCGTCTACGGATACCAGCACTGA